Genomic DNA from Bifidobacterium sp. ESL0769:
CTACAGGCATCACATGTTTCCCGCCGTTAGGCTTGCACCTTTTCGATGCTAGGCCGCAGCATAGGCAACAGATTCAAGTATATGTGCCTTAGCTTGAATGAGACGAACAAAACCTCAGGAAATGTTGAAAGTTTTCTGAGAATTTTCGTTTTATAGGCAATATGAGGGAATTATTTGACGGTATCGTAGAATATGACGGTAAATTGCTCACATGGCAGGTAGAATTATCAATAATGAATATAAAATGGAAACAACGGATAGGCCATGCCGCATTGCCGATTTGCTCGGTTCTTGGCGTACTGGCGGCATTCGGCATCGTTCTGACATGGTTCCCAAAGACGTGGGACGCCTGGAATCTGCCATTGCAAGAGATTGACGCGCCGGCTCATTACTATTTCATTCGCAAGTTGCTACGGCAGGGAGTTGGCGCCGCCATGAAGCTGTGGCCCAATGACGCTTACTACCCGCCGCTCTTTCATATCCTCGCGGCCGCGGTCATTTCCTTTGGCAACGTCATCCACGTCAAAATCAATATCTACGCAGCCTTCAATATCGTCTGGTTGGTGACATCCGGGCTCGTATGGCCGGCCGGGGTATCGCTCTGGGCCAGCTATTTCACGCGCAAGATCGATGGTAAATTCATCGAAGGATGGCGTGGCCTCGAATCCGCGGTGCATGTCGCTTTGAGCGAGCAGAAACGCAAGGCGAAATCAGACAGACGGCGGTCGCGCAACATGTCTTCGGCTGCGGGCGCTCAAGGCGGGTCTGCCAAAACTCAAGGAAAAAAGGAAGGGAATTGGGACGCGATCGTCGATTCCAATTCGATGTTCTGGCGGCCTTTCTCGTGTGCGATGATGCTGATTGTGCCACTGCTTTCGGTCGCTTCGGCCAGCCATCCCTTCCAAATGCTCGCCTCCGGCCCGCTGATCGCCTTCGGCCTGGCCACCAGCATTCTGCCGTTCTGGCTTTACGTCACGCTGCGCCTTTTCGATGCGATCGCCGACCGTTATCAAATTCTACGTTGGCTGATTTTGACTGTGCTGCTCGCGCTGCTCTGCGTCTTTGCACATCCGCGTATTGCATTCACCTGGTTGCTGCTGATGGCGCCGTTCATGCTCATGCGCTTGCCATGGAAAGCCATGCTCGGTGTGCTCGTGGCCGTGGTGGTCTGCGCCGTCGCCTTCTTCTTCTACATGACCGGACACTATCATTCGTCCCGCTACGGCGACCCGTCTAGCTGGTTCCATACCTACAAGCCCAACCGCACCGTCCCGCAGGCGCTGCAAATATTCTTCAGTGATAATATCAGCGGTGCTTTCAGCGGGTTCATGAGCGTCGTCGTCATTGTCGCGTTGGTGGTTGCGATTGTGGTGGTATTCGGGTATTTGAAATCGAGACTGGTGATTATCAGGTTCGACGGACGCTCTGGTAATAAAGGCGGCAAAGGCGATAAAAGCTCCAAAGGTGATAAAGAAGCCAAAGCTGTTTCGGTAGAATCCACGGACTCTGTTGTGGTTTCGGACGATAGCCGTCTTGCGGATTCCGAGGTATCGGACGGTTCACAATCTCAGAGCGACGAAGAAAACGTGCCCGCTTCGGTTGCGACTGATACGACTGACGCTTCGGTTGCTTCGGGTGTGGCAGGCACGTCGAATACATCGGCCGCCTCCGTTGCCGGTTCCAAACGCAGTCATAACTCCGCTCATCGCGCTACGCATCGTTCTGTGAAGACATCACGATTCGCCACGGCGACGCCCACGATGGCCAAGGACGCCGTGTCTTTGTTGCTCGCGTTTGCGTTGGTGTGCCTGGTCTATGTCTGCTCGACCTCGCTGACCGGCTGGTTCCCGAATATCGTGACAGCCGCTTGGTACCGCGCCGAGATCCGACCGCTGACGATGATTCCGTTCGCCATCATCCCGTTGCTGGTCTTTGCGGCCTGCTCGGTGGTCTATTCCTTCGATGGCGTCGACGAATCCTACGTCCGCTATTTGCAGCAGCGTGCCCATCTCGGCACCCCGCACAGTTCCGGGCGGCATGCGATGGCGCCGAAGCATCCGGCGGGCAGCGCTGTCGGCGACTGGTTCTCGCGTAATGGAGGCAAGGCCGTCTCGATCGTCGTACTGGCCGCGCTCGCGGTTTCCTGCCAGTTTGGCAATGTGAACCGTCAGAATTTGGGGACGATGATCGCTTCCAACGTCGTATTGGACGGCAAGCCGGTCAATGAGCAGCTTACCCTGGCAAAGGTTGATGTATTGAAGCAAACCGTCAAGATGGTGGGCAACGGTCCGGTGATTATTTCCGACCCGCTCAACGGCTCCATGTACGGTTCCGCTATGTTCGACGCCAATATGTTGTATCCGGTTTATAACCCCATGCACGAAAAGAACGGCGCGATCTTCGGGCAGACCGAGAACGCATTTGCCTCCGGTGACCCCGCGAAACTGACCGCGACCACTTGCCCGATTGAAGGCAATGTACCGAAGTACTTCCTTTCGATGGGCCCGCAGGCGCCGAGCTTGCAGATGTTCTCATTCCGTCAGCAGTATGACACGTTCCATCGCCAGGACCTGATTGATGGCTACGTACGCGCCGGCGTCCTGGTCAAGATCGTCGATTTCAGCTATTTGGGCCCGTACGCCAAGGACTGGGCACTCTACAGCATCAAGTGTGGGCAGTAACGCGAAGCTCGCGCAATGTGCGGCAGGTAACGAGTTCGTTCAGGCTGTACGGTTCAGGTTCACGGCTCTCTTATATACAATGAAGGTGTTTGATATTCGGTATATATAAGGAGACGGCATTATGGCTACATCGGTAAGCGACGCGAAAGTGCTTATTATCGTACGCAACTGGGGCATTGAGGAGACCGAGATGACCCGGCCGCTGCGCGATTTGCGGGCCGCGGGGGCTTCTGTGACGCTGGCAGCGGCGGAACTCGCGCCTATCGAGACGGTGCGGCACGACCGCTATGTCGGCGAAATCGTGGAGCCAGACACCGTCTATTCCGAGGTTTCCGCCGATGATTTCGACATGCTCGTCGTGCCCGGCGGCACCTGCAACGTCGATCGCCTGCGCGTCGATCCTGCCGCGCAAAAGCTTGCCAAGGACTTCGCCGCCGCGGGCAAGCCGGTTGCCTCGATCTGCCATGGCGCGTGGTTGCTGGTCAACTCCGACCTGCTCAAGGGCAAGACGCTGACCGCTTGCCGTTATATCGCCGCGGATATCGAAAACGCTGGCGGCAAGTACGTTGATGAAGAGGTGCACGTCGACGAAGCCAACGGCTTCAAGCTCATCACCTCCCGTAAGCCCGCCGATCTCGATGCTTTCGTTGGTGCCATCAAGGAAGCACTCGGGAAGTGAACGGTGAATACACAAGTTGGTAAATAGGTTTTTAAGAATGTTGGAATATCAACGTTTCTAAAAACGTATCTAGCGACTTGTGCGGATTCGCAACATAAAAATGGCTGTGACGACGGGTAAAGGACCATCGTTACAGCCATTTTTCGTATTTATTAACTGATTGCTGTCTCTAGAAGAGCGAGCGGAGAATGTCGGCGAACTCGATGATGAGGGCGACGAGCAGCACTCCGAAGGTCATCGTTGCGCCGATCGCCGTGCCCGTGGCCATGTTGGCGGCACCGGCTTGCCCGGCGGCGAGAATGGCGGATGCGATAGAGGTGCCGACCGCGCCTGCGAACTGCTGGGCGGTGTTGAAGATGGCGTTACCCATGCTCTGCTCGTGGGCGTTGAGGTGGGAAAGGCCAGTGGTCATGATGTTGCCGGAGCTCAGGCCGATACCCAGCATGTAGAGCAGGTAGAAGCCGGCCGCATCGACGCTCGAAAGATGGTGGCCGAAAGCGAAGAAACAGACCATCGCGATGATGGCGCAGGCTCCACCGAAAATGAGCGGTGGCTTGGGGCCGACGGCGTCATAGACACGACCGCCGAGCAAGGCGAGAGCCGCGCCGAGTGCTGCTCCCGGCAGCAAAGTGAGGCCCGCGATAAGCGGCGAAGAATGGTCGGTGAGCTGCAGATAGTTCGGCAGGATGAACGCCAGACCCAGCGAGATGGCCTGCAACAGGAAGAACGCGAGCACAAAGCCTGAGAAGCGCAGGTTCTTTAAGGTACGGATGTCGATGATCGGGGCATCGATTTTGAGCTGACGCATGCAGAAGATTACGAGCGCGATGATGCCGACGACGATGGTGCCGGCAACTTGGATGCTGAGGATCGGCTTGGTGGTCATGGAGCTGAAGCCGAAGATGAGTCCGGCGAACGTGATGGCGATCAGGGCGATGCTCAGGATGTCGAAGTCGACGTTGCGGATCTTGCTCTTCTGCTCGATGCAGGCGATGCCGAGTCCAAGCGAAATGAGAACGACCGGCAGCAGGCAGGCGAAGATGACGCGCCAGCTGGTGTTAGAGACGACGATGCCGCCGAAAGTCGGGCCAATGGCTGGAGCGACAGCGGTGAGCAGGGTACCGAAGCCCATCATCAGGCCGATTCGCTGTGGGGGCACCGTTTCCAGAATGATGTTGAACATCAGCGGTAGCGCAATACCGGCGCCGATGCCCTGAATGACGCGGCCGGTGACCAGCAGCGGGAAGTTCGGCGTGACGATTTCAAGAATCAGACCGGCCAGGAACGAAAGGTTCGCGACGATGAAGAGCGACTTGGTGCGGAAACGCGCCTTGAGCATGGCGCTCAGCGGCACGACGATGGCGATGGTGAGCAGGTTGGCCGTCGTCACCCACTGCACGGTTTCGGTGTTGATGCCGAACTCTTTCATCAGCGTCGGGAAAGTGACGTTCATGGCGGTTTCGACGGTCACGCCGCTCAGCGAGAGCAGGCCGGCCGCGATGATGGCGCCGAATACTTTCCCGGGAATTTTCGCCGGCTGCGGCTGCGATTGCGTGGCAGCCGTTGGTTGTGTTGTTTGAGAGGTCATTACTTGTTTTGATCCTTTATTTTCTTTTGTTGTAAGTGTTAGGTGTGTTTTTAATCATTTCAAGAATTATCGTGGCGGTTGTTGCTTGATGCCGGGGTCATCATCGTGGTCGCGACCGAAAAACGCCAGCATTTCCTTGAATTCGATGATTTGCGCGGGGGAGAAGCGGCGTTCGAACTCACGCTGCTCGTTGTCGATATAACCGTGGATGGCTTCAACGCTTTGCTTGGCGCGCGAAGTAAGCTTTACCTTCTTACACCGTGCGTCATCAGCAGCTTGTTCGCGGGTGAGCAAACCGCGGGCCTCCATGCGTTGCAGGGTGACGGTGACGGTGGAGCGTTGGATATGGAACTCCTCTTCGATGGCGTGCTGGGCCACTTCGCCGTTTGGCTGTGAACTCATGAAGTTGATGACGGACATCTGCACTTCAGTGAGCCCGTAGCGTGCCGCGAAGCGCCCGAGTTGCTGTGACATCGCGCTCGAGGACTGCTGCAGCAGACGCCCGTAGTTCTCCGGCCGTCCATCCGGCGTATCGGTCATATTCTTCTTGCCTTCTCGACAGTCGAGTCGGAGATATCGACCCGACAAAATTAATTCGTTAGCTAACTAACAAATAATATCGAGGGTCCGGACATTGATGACAATTAGCGGCTAATCAATGATTCTTGGGAATTGATTTAAATCTGATTATCAAGTTGTTGAGCCTGGCGTTCGGTTTCTTCGGCTCGTTGGCTCAGTGTTTCTAAGAATGCATTTAAGATTTTTTGTTTATCTTCAGATAGCTTGAAATTCTTGAGAACGGATTTCGAAGTTTCAATGTCATCGACGGAATGATTGGCAATTGAGTTGTTCTGGTGTCTGTGTCGTGGAGCATTTATCGTGTCGTGAGTGAACTGGGTTTCGCTATTATTGTTCTTTGATTTGGCTGTAGGTGTGATCTTTTCGTCTTCTAGGTCAAGAGCTTGGTAAGCGATAGTGTTGGATATGCCTAGCGCTTTATAGATGGAAAGGATGTCGTTGAATCCGGGGTTGGTGGTTTTCCCGTTTTCTAGCCGATTGATCCATGAGCGGGACAGCCCGGTTTTGTTGGCTAATTCTTCTTGGCTAAGACCGGCTGCTTTTCTGACATCGTGGATATTGATGGCAAGTTGTTGCACGGTTTGAATCGGAGTAGTGAACTTCCGCATTTGTTGCCTCCGATTAATCCTGAAACTATTTCTAGATTTCTAGGATACATTATAAATGTCGCAAAACTGCTACATTTTAAAAAAGTAGCAAAATAAACACATTTTGCAAAAGTAACAGAATTGCTACATTTGTTAAATGTGTTGAATTCAGCACATCGTTGAAATGTTTGGAGATCGAAACGTTGGAGAATTGTTCGATATTCCGAACATTTTTACATTGTTCGTTTTATCGAACAACTGATTTATTGCAATGGCGAATGAGCCTGTGTAATCTTACTTCTTGAGCCACTTGTCGCCGCGGGCGCGCAGGCCGTTGAAAATCGAACGCCCGCCGATGAAGATGACATTGAAGACGGCCCAGAGCAGGATCATACGGACGGTGGAGCTGGGGTTGTAAGTGCCGTCGATGAAGTTGAGCACGAGGACGAGCGGCAGATAAACGATGGTGACGATCGAGCAGGTGACGGCGAGATATTTGTAGTCGCCGGCGCCGATGAGGATACCGTCGAGCGCCCACATCCAACCTGCGAGCGGCATGAAAACAGCTGCAACAATCATACCGACGGTGGTGAGGTGTTGGATACTTACGTTCGTGCTGAATAGGGGCGCGGCAATAAAGCTTAAAGCGATGAGCGTAACCCCGATGCCGATGCCGCCGTAAAGTCCCGCTCGTGCTGAGATTCGAGTCATCTCGCGTGCGCGACCGTAGCGTTTCGCGCCGATTTCCGTGGCGACCAGCGCCTGACCGGAAATGCCGATGGCGTCGAGGATGTTCAGCACGAAGTTCCAGCTGGAATTGACGGCTTGGTACGCGGCGAGCACCTGCGTGCCCATGTGCGTAGCGAGCACGACGGTGGCCACCAGGCAGATGCGCAAGGCGAGTGTACGGATGAACAGTGGCAGCCCATCAGCTGCTGTGGCGGTGATGCCGGAAATGCGTGGGGCGAGCGAAGCGCCTGCGTTATGAGACCACTTGAGTGACGGAATAACCAAGTAAATGCCCATGAACCACTGCGCAATCAGCGTCGCCAGCCCGGAACCCATGATGCCCATGTCAAGCCCGAAGACGAACAGAAAGTCAAGCGCAGTATTGAGTGCCGCGCCCAAGACGGCAGCGACAAGCGTGATGCGCACTTTCTTGAGCCCGCGGAAAATGCCATTGGCCGCGTAGACCAGCAACATTCCCGGAAGTCCGAAAATGACGGCCTGCAAGTAAATCGTCGCGTTGTCGAGCACCTCGCCGCGCGCTCCCATCAGCGAGCACAGAGGTCGAGCCCCGACGAAGAACGCCGCCGAAATGACGACGCCAATGATCAGCGCCAGCCAAAGTCCGTCGACGCCGGTCTCAAGCCCCTCGCGTTTGCGCCCGGCACCCATGAGCTGCCCGACGCGCGAGGTGGTGCCGTAGGCGAGGAAGTTGCAGAGCCCGGCGACGGTGAGCAGAACTGTGGAGCCGATGGAAAGCCCAGCCAACGCGGTGTCGCCGATATGCCCGACGATGGCTGTGTCGATGAGGACGAACAGTGGGTCGGCAATGAGCTGGCCAAAGGTAGGAATCGCCAGCGCGAGGATCTGCCGGTTGATACGCTTGCGCTCGGCATGATCATAGGTTTGTGCGACGTCTGAGGATGGTGTGCCGTTTGCGGATCGTGCGGTTTCTGCGGATTGCGCGGGACCTCCAAAGTGTCTGGTATTCCCGGGTTGTCCGCTCTCTTTGGATTGCGCGTGAGCTTTCGTGTTGTCGGCCTCTTGGCTCTCAGCCCAATCGTCGGTTTGGTCGCCGATTCGCTTGTCGTTCGTTATCTTGTCCGCGGCTTGGCGGGTCTGGTCATTCTGGTTTGTCGCTGGCGTTTTGGTCACTATCTTAATTCTTTGGATTCTTGGGTTTCGGGCGTTGCGCTTGCCATTGTAACGGCGTCGATGATTGAGCACCAGTGTAAATCTGTTCTTTGCGTCACTGGGTCAAAATTGTGCGGTTTGAGGTCGGAATATTTGCTTGATAACCGAAACTCGGCTTGTGGGAGTAATCGTCTCGTGCCGCTTTTTCAGGCGCAAAAAGAAGGACCGCGCAACGGCAGACGTTGTGCAGCCCTTCTCTCTCGGATTATTGAGTTATGGCGCTTATTGGCAGCTCCTTTATTGGTTGGTACCTGTTGCGAGCCGACTGTGTTGTTGGCCTGCGACTGTGGCCGAAGTCAAAAGCGCAAGTAACAAGCGCAGACCGGCAGGATGGGTGGCCAGCCGAAATATATTTCACCGCGCTAAATGAGTGGTGATTTTCGGTATGGCCTTTGACTGGGTGTCGCACTTGTGGACGACGGGGAGCGGGACTTTGAAATCTGAAGTTGCCGCGGTTTATCCTTCGCCTGTGTCTCTGGCGTAGATGGATCCCGGCGCCGTCGGCATCGTCGTTACCGCGGCGGTGCCGAGCGCAGTTTTCGTGTCCTTGCGCATCCTCATTCCCCTTCATTTTGGAGTAAGTAAAAAATACGGCAATACATATATAAATGCCGTATTTATCCCCCAAAACAAAGACAATAATTCGCACATTGGACGGACAAATAAAGGATTTAACCATCGGTAAACACCATTTCACCCGTGATTTTCGACCGCTTAGCCTAAAATGCCGAATCTTGACGTAGAAAACCGAAATTCGGTATGTCGATACTCGATTGGGTTTTCGGATGACAGCTGGAACGCTCTTCGTTGAGGAAGTATTTTATTTCGCCGATTTTGGAGTCCGATGTTAATGGATACCCGTTCCTTTTGTCGGTTTTATGAACGATTGTTGCCACATTTCTGGTCTAGTGAGCTTGTTAGCGGGTGTTTGTTTACAATTGATTTTGTATCGCAAAAATGTCAAATATTTTTCGCCATAGGCGAACTGAAGTGGAAAACTCTACTTCAGATGCGTAATGCGGCCTTGTGCCTTGATGGTAGGCATTGTGGTGAGACCGATTTGCTCGACATTTGGCTTGTTGCTCGCATGGCCTCAGTTCAAGGTTGCATACCGGATTCATCTCGCGTTGGTGAAGGTGGTGTCTGCGCTTTTCCGGCACCGATAATAATGGTTGTCGTGGCATCGGCGTGTATTTGGAATAGTTCAGCGCAATGTGTTATGAGTAATATAAGGACACCATAGAGTTCCGCAAACGATTAAGTAAGGAGCGGTGATGGCGACTGGTAAGAAACTTGTCATCGTGGAGTCTCCGACTAAGGCGAAGAAGATTGGCGGCTACCTCGGCAAGGACTATAGGGTCATGGCCTCCGTCGGCCATATCCGTGATTTGGCACAGCCCAGCCAGGTTCCCGCTTCCAAGAAGGCGAAGTTCGGGCGGTTCGGCGTGGATGTCGACGACGGTTTCGAGCCGTATTACATCGTCGGTCCCGAGAAGAAGAAAACCGTAGCGCAGCTCAAAAGCGCTTTAAAAGACGCCAGTGAACTTTATCTCGCGACTGATGAGGATCGCGAAGGCGAGGCCATTGCGTGGCATCTGGTACAGACGCTCAAGCCCAAGGTGCCGGTGCACCGCATGGTCTTCCACGAGATCACGCCGGCCGCCATCAAGGCTGCCGTTGGCAAGACGCGCGATGTGGATGCCAACATGGTCGACGCGCAGGAGACGCGGCGTGTGCTTGACCGACTTTACGGTTATGAGCTTTCGCCGGTGCTGTGGCGCAAGGTCGGCCCGGGACTTTCCGCGGGTCGCGTGCAGTCCGTCGCCACGCGTTTGATTGTCGAGCGCGAACGGGAACGCATGGCATTCGTGCGCTCTCCGTATTGGGATGTCATCGCCGAGCTCTCCGCGCCTGACGCGCAGGGCGAGAACGTCGATTTCGAATCCCGTATGGTGTCATTGGGCGGCTCGCGTCTGGCTAATTCCCGCGATTTCACTTCCACTGGTGCTTTGACTGCTGCTGCGCAGAAAGATAATGTCTGCCAGCTTGACGAAGCGCAGACCAAGGTGATTGCGCAGGCTTTGGAACACGCGCCGTTCACCGTCGTGTCGATGGAATCCAAGCCATACCATCGCCGTCCGGTGCCACCGTTCACCACCTCGACCATGCAGCAGGCCGCGGGCAACCGGCTCTCGATGAGCTCACGTCAGACCATGCGTGCCGCGCAGGGCCTGTACGAAAACGGCTTCATTACCTATATGCGTACCGATTCCGTGACGCTTTCGCAGGAAGCCATCGCCGCGGCCCGCGAGTCCGTCACGAAGAACTTTGGCAAGGAATATCTCTCCGACAAGCCCAAGCAGTATGCCACGAAGACTGCGGGCGCGCAGGAAGCGCACGAATGCATTCGTCCTGCAGGCTCGAAATTCCACGATCCGGCCGAACTGGCGACCAAAGTGCCGCCGGACCAGCTGAAGCTTTACACTCTGATTTGGCAGCGCACGTTGGCCTCTCAGATGGCTGACGCTACCGGGTTTACCGCTACTGTACGGCTTTCCGCACCTGCCGGAGATAAAGGCGAGGCCATTTTCCAAGCTTCCGGCACCGTCATCGAATTCCCGGGATTCCTCAAGGCCTCCGGTTGGCCGCGTCATTCGTCTGGATCAGCATCTGCGTCCGGTTCGTCTGCTGCCAAGACGAAGGGCGCCAAGGCAACCGCTAAATCCAGTAATTCCGAAGAAAATGCGGCGCTACCTCCGATGAAAACCGGTGAAGTAATCAAGGCAACTTCGGTTGCCGCTGACGGTCACGAGACCCAGCCCCCGGCCCGCTATACCGAGGCATCGCTGGTCAAGACGCTCGAGGCCAAGGAAATCGGCCGTCCGTCAACGTATGCCAGCATCATTTCCACGATTATCGACCGCGGCTATGTCTACGAGCGTGGCCGGGCGCTGATTCCTTCCTGGCTCGCATTTGCAGTGACCAAGCTGCTCGAAACGAACTTCCCGAAATATGTGGATTACCAGTTCACCGCCGATATGGAAAACGGGCTCGACAAGATCGCCCAGGGCAAGGAGACCAGCAAGGAATTGCTCACCCGCTTCTACTTCGGCGACGGCAAGGATGCGGCGAAATCGCAAGACGAGGCGCATGAAGGCCTGCAGCAGCAGGTCGCGCAGCTCGGTGACATCGATGCCCGAGCCATCAACACCATCGAAATCGGCGACGGGCTGCAGGTGCGCGTCGGCCGTTACGGTCCCTACCTTGAAGATACGAAGAACCTGGATGCCGAGGGCAACCCGAAGCGCGCCTCGATTCCCGAAACGATGGCACCCGACGAGCTGACTGTCGAAGCCGGTCATGAGCTTATCAAGAACAATGCAGGCGGACCGCGCGTGCTGGGTAAAGACCCTGCGACCGACGGCACGGTGGAAGTCCGTAGTGGGCGGTTCGGGCCGTACGTTGCGTTGATTTCTCCTGAAGCCGAAGCTGAAATGAAAGCCGAACGCGAAGCTAAGGCAGAGGCGGCAAAGGCTGTTGAAACCGCTGATACTACCGATGGAAAGACTTCTGCAAAGTCGACCAAGGTCACGAAGACCCGTGCCAAGAAAACCGCCAAGTCCACGGTCCCCAAGCCCAAGATGGCGTCGTTGTTTAAGACGATGAGCCCGAACACGGTCACGCTTGAAGATGCGTTGAAACTGCTGAGTCTGCCGCGCGAAGTCGGCAAATACGACGAGACCGACACGAAGACAGGCGAAACCAGCGAGGTTGTGGTTACCGCGAGCAACGGGCGTTACGGCCCCTACCTCACGAAGAAGAGCGCAGACGACAAGTCCGAGACGCGTTCGCTCGGCAGTGAGGACGAGATTTTCACGGTCGATCTTGACAAGGCCAAGGCATTGTTCGCCCAACCGAAGTATGGCCGCGGGCGTGGCAGAGGAGCAGCAAAACCGCCGCTGCGTGATTTGGGTGCCGATCCGGAGAACGGCAAGAACGTGACCATAAAGGATGGTTTCTACGGTGCCTACATCACCGACGGCGAGACCAACCGCACGCTCCCGAAGCAGTACACCCCGGAGTCCATCGACCCCGCCACTGCTTTCCAGCTGCTCGCCGAAAAGCGTGCCGCCGGCCCCTCCAAGCGTCGTACCCGTCGCAAGACGACTACCCGCAAGGCCAGCACGCGTAAATCGACTACGAAGAAGACCGCGACCCGCAAGTCGGCTACCAAGAAGTAAAAGACCAATCCGTATAACTGGTCAACGTTGTGTTTATCTCGTATTTATTGATATAGAAGCGGGATAAATTATTGTGTAATGCGTTTTTAATACTGTGAATGGTTTGTTCCGACAGGTGCCAACGTGAGGATTGGTGATTCGTCTGTCGCAAAGTTACTTGGTTTCTCACAGTATCGGAAAATGGTGATGCATTTATCGTGATTTATGTTATTGAGAAATGTCATTGTGGATAATCAACGGCCATGATTGCTGATTGTGGACAACTGACGGGCGTAGCCCGCGACACGCCTCAAATGTGGATAACCCCTATCATTCGACCACAG
This window encodes:
- the topA gene encoding type I DNA topoisomerase, whose translation is MATGKKLVIVESPTKAKKIGGYLGKDYRVMASVGHIRDLAQPSQVPASKKAKFGRFGVDVDDGFEPYYIVGPEKKKTVAQLKSALKDASELYLATDEDREGEAIAWHLVQTLKPKVPVHRMVFHEITPAAIKAAVGKTRDVDANMVDAQETRRVLDRLYGYELSPVLWRKVGPGLSAGRVQSVATRLIVERERERMAFVRSPYWDVIAELSAPDAQGENVDFESRMVSLGGSRLANSRDFTSTGALTAAAQKDNVCQLDEAQTKVIAQALEHAPFTVVSMESKPYHRRPVPPFTTSTMQQAAGNRLSMSSRQTMRAAQGLYENGFITYMRTDSVTLSQEAIAAARESVTKNFGKEYLSDKPKQYATKTAGAQEAHECIRPAGSKFHDPAELATKVPPDQLKLYTLIWQRTLASQMADATGFTATVRLSAPAGDKGEAIFQASGTVIEFPGFLKASGWPRHSSGSASASGSSAAKTKGAKATAKSSNSEENAALPPMKTGEVIKATSVAADGHETQPPARYTEASLVKTLEAKEIGRPSTYASIISTIIDRGYVYERGRALIPSWLAFAVTKLLETNFPKYVDYQFTADMENGLDKIAQGKETSKELLTRFYFGDGKDAAKSQDEAHEGLQQQVAQLGDIDARAINTIEIGDGLQVRVGRYGPYLEDTKNLDAEGNPKRASIPETMAPDELTVEAGHELIKNNAGGPRVLGKDPATDGTVEVRSGRFGPYVALISPEAEAEMKAEREAKAEAAKAVETADTTDGKTSAKSTKVTKTRAKKTAKSTVPKPKMASLFKTMSPNTVTLEDALKLLSLPREVGKYDETDTKTGETSEVVVTASNGRYGPYLTKKSADDKSETRSLGSEDEIFTVDLDKAKALFAQPKYGRGRGRGAAKPPLRDLGADPENGKNVTIKDGFYGAYITDGETNRTLPKQYTPESIDPATAFQLLAEKRAAGPSKRRTRRKTTTRKASTRKSTTKKTATRKSATKK